The DNA window CCGTGCGGAACAGGACATCACCTTTCCCATCCGTGTGGTGCAACTCGTCCCGCTGCGCGGGCAGCCGGAATTTCCGGGCGTGCTGAGGAAGTAGAGGGTTCTTCCGTCCCGAACCGTCAAGACACCCGCCAGTCGTGGCGGGTGTTTTCTGGGTCTGAAGTGCGGCGAACTCGGATCCCGACGGCTCCTGACCGCATTACGGCTGTTTACTGCCGGCGGGCCTGATCCGGAACCAGCAAGGTCCGCAGGGTCAGGTTGCCTCCCCACACGCCCCGCAGGCTGTTCTGAATGGCCGAGTCGCGCACGGCCGCGTACAGCGTGGGCGGCATGTTGACCGAGGGGTACACGCCGGTGGTGCCGGCCGGCGTGACCCGCAGGTCCAGTGGAAAGCCCAGCGCCACGGTGGCGATCAGCACGCCGCCCAGGACAAAACCGCCCAGCCCTCCGGCCAGCAGGTGCCACGGCTGCTCTGCCGGGTGGGGCAGCAGGCGCACGATGATCACGGCGCTGCCCAGCCCCAGCACCAGGGCCGCCGCCGCCGTGACCAGCGGGCTGCCCAGCGAGCCTGCCAGCCAGCAGATGGTGAGGCCCAGCAGGCCCCAGGCCAGTCCGGCCAGGCCGCGCCGCGCCCCCAGCGCGGTCATCACGGCCCACAGGGTCACGAGCAGGGCATCAAACCAGGTCATCACGCCCCCGAGTGTAGCGGCCCGGTCCTTACAGATTGTTTGCAGGGCGCGGCCCGGTCTGACCCGGCGCGGCCCCGTGGCTGGCAAAGGTAGGCTCCCTTTCTCATCTGTTGTCCGGATGGCCCTACACTGCCCGCTATGATTCGTGTTCTGCTCGTCGATGATCATGCGCTGTTTCGTCAGGGGCTGCGCAGCCTGCTGGAGTCCGAGGGCATGCGCGTGATTGGCGAGGCCGCCAATGGGCGCGAGGCCATCCGCTACGCGGCAGACACCCACCCCGACGTGATTCTCATGGACATCCAGATGCCGGAACTCGACGGCGTCAAGGCCACCCAGAGCATTCTGGAAATCGATCCCGACGCCCGCGTCATCATGATCACCATGTACCGCCAGGACCGGTATGTCTTCGAGGCGGTCAAGGCCGGGGCGCGCGGCTACATTCTCAAGGACGCCGACGCGGCCACGCTGCTCGACGCCATCAACCGGGTGGCCGGGGGCGAGGCCCTGCTGGACGCCGACATGGCCCAGAACGTTCTGGACGATTTCCGCGACAAGCGCGAGGAACTGCCCAGCGAGAAGCACGCGGACCTCAACGAGCGCGAGACCATGATCCTGAAATTGCTGGCGCAGGGCTTTTCCAACCAGGACATCGCCCTGCGCCTGGACATCAGCGAGAAGACGGTCCGCAACCGCCTCTCCGAGATCTTTACCAAGCTGCAACTCAACAACCGCACCCAGGCCGCGTTGTACGCCATCCGCGAGGGCATCGCCAATCTTGACTAGGGGGCGCAGGCGGGGCGGGGGAGAGGCTGCCTCTTCATCACCCCCTGTCACCTTCCGTGCGGGCTGCGGGCGCGAGTGGAGCTTGAACAGTGCGGAGACCGATCTGGCCTACACCGAGCAGGCTTTCGTGGAATGCCCGGTCTGTCCCCACCGCGTCGAACCCGAGGGTGGGCCGCCGTTCTGTACCCTGCGTCCCGTGAATACGCCGCATCCTTTCGCCGCGCTGGCCGGGCTGAATGTTCCAGAGTAGGACGAGGCCATGACCAAACGACACCTGCGGCCCGCCTTGCCCTTTCTCGTCAGCCTGCGTGCCCAGGGCTACGGGGGAGAGGTGGGGCTGCGCATCTGCGATCTGGTCGGTCAGGAGCTGTTCGCGCTGAATGCGGCGCGGGTGTTCCCGGCGGCCAGCACAATTAAGGTGCCGCTGCTGGTCCTGGCGCTGGAATGGGCGCAGACCGGGCGGCTGCGACTGGAAGACCGGGTCACGCTGCAGGCCGCCGACCGGGTGCCGGGGGCGGGTGTCCTGCACGAACTGGGGCCGGGGCTGGCCCTGAGCTGGCGCGACGTTCTGACCCTGATGATCGTCGTCAGCGACAACACCGCCACCAACTTGCTGATCGATCTGTTGGGCGTGGAAACCGTCAATACGTGGCTGGAGGCGCGCGGCTGGTCCCAGACCCGCCTGGTCGGCGGGCTGCAACTGCCGCCGGAGCGGCGCAACGCGGCCCAGCGCCGGGGAGAACGCAACTGCACCAGCGCCCTGGAGCAGACGGACCTGCTGGGCCGACTGGTGCGCGGTGAGCTGCTGGATGAGGTTCACACGGCCCTGGCGCTGGACATTCTGGAGCGGCAACAACTCCGCGACGTGATCGGCCCGGGTCTGCCGCGTGCAGAGAACGGTCAGCCGCTGTACCGTCTGGCCAGTAAGAGCGGCGAGCTGGACGGCGTGCACCACGACGTGGGCATCCTTTACACGCCACGTCCGCTGGTGGTCGCCCTGCTCAGCGAGGGCGGCGCGGACCACCGTGAATTGCCCGGCAACCGGGACGTGCAACTGCTGTCGCGAGCACTCTGGCCGCTGCTGGCCACGCTGGGTCAGGTCTACGGCGTTCATGCCGCCGACGGGGACATTTAACCGCCCGGTCAGGCGCATCATGACACTTGCCGAAGTGTCGCTGGACCAGCTGTTTCAGAAGACGCGCCGAGTGCGACGCAGACGGTATCAAGGGCCCCCGAGGGACGCTGTGGTGCGTGCTATGCTGCTCGCCGATACGGTCAGATTGTCAGCTCGTCGGCATAAGCCCTGAATGGTGCAGAACGTCAGGCCATTTCATGCGTGAGGGAGAAAGAACGTGGAGAGAAACGACGCTGTAATGCCCTGGGTTGCCATCGTGTGCGCGGCCATCATGTGGATCCTGCTGCTGTTCCTGTTCAACAAGGAGACCGCGCCGGAACCGGTCACCGTTGATCCGGCCGTCGTGGCGAACATCAGCAAGGAATACCCGACCATCGGCAAGGAACTGTACACCTCACAGGGCTGTGTGGGCTGCCACGGCGCAGAGGGCCAGGGCGGCGTGGGTCCGGCCCTGGCGGGCGACGGCAAGATCCTGAAAGACCCGGTGTACGTGCACAGCATCCTGGTCAACGGCAAGGGGGCCATGCCTGCCTTCGGCGAGAAGCTCAAGGAAAACGAGATCTACGCCGTCGCCAACTACGTCCTGAACTCCTGGGGCAACAAGGAAGACGAACTGCTGACCCCGGCCACCGTGGCCGAGAGCCAGACCAAGATCGACCCGGCGGTCCTCAAGAACCGCAGCCGCTTCGTGCCTGAGGACATCAAGCTGCCCGAGATCTTCCTGGCCACCTTCATCATGGTGCTGCTCACCTACGGCGTGATCGGACTGTACAGCGTCTGGGCCGAGGGCACCGAGCTGCACCCCGGCATCCACAAGGTCCGCTCCACCCCCATCGCCCTGCTGGGCATGGTGACCACGCTGGGTCTGACGCTGCTGTTCAGCGTGCTGTTCGCCCGCCAGATGGTCATCGATTACGCAGGCTGGGGTGCCAAGGAGCCGGTCATGCCCAACGTGACCGCTGAGGGCTTCTACGCCGCCATGATCATCCTGCTGCTGGCACTGGCTGTCGGCCTGTACAAGAAGTTCTTCATGGACGGCGAGGTGCTGGTCGAGGACGCCAGTGGCGAATTCCCCTGGTAGGCCGTACGGCCCGTTCACTCTGTCTCCACTCCCTGCTTCTTTTCCCCATGAGGTTTGAAATATGACCCGTTACCGCAAACAGGATCCTGAAATCACCCGCCGCCGCTTTATCAACGCGGCCATGGGCACCACCGCCACGGTCGGCATCGTCAGTCTGGTGGGCGTGCTGGGCACCGCCAACCCGGTGTTCCGCCTGACCCGCGACAAGATGCCTCCCGTTGAGGGAGACGTGCTGGTGCACGCCTCGGCCAGCAAGGAAGGCGAGGTCATCAAGGTCAGCGAACTCAGCGAGCAGCTGATCCGGGCTTGGCCGATGGGCAAGGACAAGGAAGGCAACAACCTGATCCGCAAGGGTGACCCCAACAATGTGCTGGCGCTGTACCGCTTTCCCAAGGGCCAGATCGTGGCCCCCACCAATCTGGACGCCACCGTGGACGGTGAGATCGTGGCCTACAGCGACATCTGCACCCACGCGGGCTGCTCGGTCAGTGACGACGACCAGCAGGAAGGTCAGATGAAATGCCCCTGCCACTCGGGTCAGTACGATCCCAAGCGCGGCTGCGTCGTGGTGGGCGGCCCGCCTCCGCGCCCACTGGCCCAACTGCCCATCAAGCAGGACGGCGACAAATTGGTGGTGGCCGGGTTCTTCCTCGAAAACCCGTACCCCTTCACCGAATCCGAATGGGAAGCCCGCAAGGAAGCCGTCAAGGCCCAGCTCGCATGAGCCACACCCCCTCTCAAGGACAGCTTAAGGAGAACAGCGCATGAACCAGTGGCTCGACGAACGTCTGCACATCTCGCGCCTGAACGACAAGTTCCTGCGCAAAGCCTTTCCCGTTCACCACAGTTTCTTCCTGGGTGAAATCACGCTGTTCAGCCTGATTATCCTGATCATCACAGGGATTGTGCTCGCGCTGTCCTACGAGCCCAGCAACAGTCTGGTGGTCAACTCCTTCGATCCGGGAACCGCCGACAAGCCCAACATGCTCCCGGCGGCCTACCACTCGGTGCTGAAGCTCAACGCCATGCCCTTCGGCGACATGCTGCGCCGCGTGCACCACTGGATGGCCAATATCATGGTGGCCGCCGCCGTCATCCACATGATGCGCATCTACTTCACGGGCGCGTTCAAGAAGCCCCGCGAGATCAACTGGTGGATCGGCATGCTGCTGCTGATCTTCGCGGCCCTGACTGCCGTCACCGGGTACATTTTGCCCTATGACAACTACTCCTACAACACGGTCAAGGTGGTCTACGGCATCGCCGCCTCAATTCCCTGGATCGGGACGTGGCTGGCGCAGGCGGCCTTTGCGGGCAACTTCCCCGGCGACGGCATCATCCCGCGCATCTACGGCTACCACATCATGCTGCTGCCGGGCATTCTGCTGGCGCTGACCGGCGCGCACATGCTGATCATGATCAAGCAGAAGCACACCCAGCCGCAGTACGCCAAGCGCATCGCCTACAAGAAGATCGTCGGCGTGCCGCTGCTGACCCAGCAGACCCCGATCATGCTGATGCTGACGCTGCTGTTTGCGGGCATCGTGCTACTGTTCGCGGCCTTTATCCCGGTGCACCCTTCTGAATTCTTCGGGCCGCCCAGCACCACCCCGATCAACAACATCAAACCCGACTGGTACCTGCTGTGGATCTTCGGTGCCTTGGCGATCATCCCCAGCTTCGAGTTCAACATCTTTGGCGGCATCATCGGCTCCGAATTCACCGGCGCGATCCTGTTGCCCACAGTGGTCCTCGGCGCGATGTTCGCGGTGCCCATGCTGGACCGCAGTAAGGACAACAACTATTACGCCGAGAACCCCACCAACCATCCGGTGCGGCTGGCCATCGGAACGGCCTTTATGGCCCTGCTGATCGTCATGTCGGTGGCCGGGTACAAGCCGGACCTGATCAGTGCCAACGTGTTGACCACCGCCAATGCCAACACCGTGCTGTGGATCCTGATCTTCGTGGTGCCGGCCGTGACGTATTTCGCCACCATCGGGATCGTGCGCGGCATCCGTGCGCTGCGTGAAGCCGATGAGCGCGATTCGCTGGCCCACTCCGCCGCTGCCGACGACTGAGCCCCACTTCTGACTAGCCGCTCTGGCCCTGTGCCGGGGCGGTTTTTTCTATGCTGTGGGCATGGAACAGCTGGCCCAGCATCTTGCCCATGAAGCCCGTCGCCTCGGCCTGGAATCGGCGGACCTACAAGCTGCGCCGCCCGAGACTGTTCAGGCCTTTGCTCAAGTGGTTCTGGCTCAACTCGTTGCGCTGGGTATGCTTCGGGGGGAGACCGAGGTGGGTTGCTGGGCTACGCCGCGTGCAGGCGGGCATTGAAGGATGTATAGGCACAAAAAACCGCCCCACAAGGAGGCGGCTGAAAGGGAGAGGGGACCTGGCGCTAGGCCTGAACGCGGGCGCTGGGCCGGACCACCGCCACCTGCTCGCCGCCCTCGCGGCTGCCAGCGGCGTAGCCCACCTGCGCACCAAACTGCCACGCCAGCTTGATCATGAACAGGATGGCTTCCTCGTCGTGGGTGTCAATCAGCTGCCGCAGATGTTCAGGCAGCCCGTCGGGCAATGGCATGGCCCCGAGCTGCTCGCTGTATTCAGTCCGGAGCTGCTCGAACCACTCGGCATAGGGGTTCGTCATGGGCCTATCTTAACATGACCACACTCAAGGAATGTAAGCGGTGCGGTGGACTCTGCGGGGTTCCGGAGGGCCTTTCCTGGCCCTGGCATGAGCGTCGACACCGAGTGTTCAGCCCTCTTCACTGCTGATCCACTTTGCTTTCCGCGCACCTTTTTATTGCGCCAATGGTGCTACGCTTCACGCATGACCGCGATCTCCCATTCCGAAACCCACGGTGACGTGGCTGAAAAGGCCATGACCATCAGCGAATTTGGCGCGCAGAAGGCTCTGGGTATCATTGGCCAGAGCGGCAAGGAAAATGCAGGCGTGCGCGTGTTCATCAAGAGCGGCGGCTGCAGCGGCTACCAGTACGGTATGGCCATCGACGACCGCGAGCTGGAAGGCGACACCATCGTGCATGACCGGGGTGTCAAGCTGCTTGTGGATCACATGAGTCTGTCCCTGCTGCGCGGCAGCGAGGTGGATTTCGTGGAGAACATGATGGGCGGCGGCTTTACCGTCAACAATCCCAATGCCACCAGCGCCTGCGGTTGCGGCCACTCCTTCCGCACCGACAATGCACAGTCGCCGGACAGTGAGGGCAGCAGCGGCTGCGGCAGCCACTAAACGATCTGGACACGGTCTAGACTGTCTGGGAGGGTCAGAACATTGTGTTCTGGCCCTCTCGCTTGTATCGGATTCTCCTCATTGTCGTGAGCGCGGCTGTGAAGTTAAGCCCTCTCTCCGCCCGGTCTGCCCTGATCTTGCGGGAGCAGCCGTCGTGCGAATTTGCTGTGTCAAATGAGCCTGCGGCTTGACACTTCTTCACCCCGCCCTATACTGACGCTCATCACTACAGTTTGGGGCCGTAACTGGCCTGCCCGTAAGTCTTGGAGGCGTTCATGAAAGAAGTGTCCCTGAAGAAGGTCCTGACCCTTTCCGCCCTTTTGCTGGCCCCTGCGGTGCTGGCTCCGGCACTGGCTGGTCCAGCCAACAACAGCCTGATCGTCGGCACCTCGCAGGAACCGCCGAACATCTACGATCCCTGGGTCACCAACAACTTGGCGATCACCAGCGAGATCAACAACTGGATGGGCGCGGCCCTGACCGGTCTGGACAATGAGGGCAAGCTCTACGCCGACATGGCCACCACCGTCCCTACGACAGCAAACGGCGGCTACAAGCTGGTCAAGGACGCCAAGGGCAAGGTCATCCGCAACAGCCTGACCTATACCATTCGCCCGGACGCCAAGTGGAGCGACGGCTCCCCGATCACCGTGGCCGACTTCGAGTTCTGGCTGATGGTTCAGAATGACGAGCGCGTGCCGGTGCCGGACCGTTACCCTTTCGAGAACGCCAAGATCACGCGCGGCGCGAACAACAAGACGTTCACCATCACCTTTGATCCGCCGTACCTGTTCGCCGAGCAGGCGGGCGCTCCCGGTGTCGCTCCCTCGGCAGCCATGAAGGCTGGCTGGGACGCCTTCAACGCGGCCACCAAGGGTCAGAAGCCCAGCGACGCGGTCAATGAGCAGTGGATCAAATTCCTCAACCAGTACACCACCTCCAACAACCTGCCCAAGGTGGTGGCCGGTCCCTTCAAGCCCACCGCGTGGCGGCCCGGCAACAGCCTGACCATGACCCGCAATCCCAACTATTGGCGCAAGCCCTCTGGCGGCGAGAGCAAGTACCTCCAGACGGTGACCTACCGCTTCATTCCCAACACCAACACCCTCAAGGTCAACGTTCTGTCGGGCCAGGTAGACGCGCTGGCGACGGTAGGACTGTCGTTTGATCAGGCCATCGACCTGCAACGTGGACAGCGCAAGTTCAGCACCTACTTCGTGCCCGGTGCAGTGTGGGAGCACATCGACATCAACACGCGCGGCCAGAAGGCCAAGGACTTGAATCTGGACGATCCCAACGTCCGTCAGGCGCTGCTGTACGCCATTGACCGTGCGTCACTGGTCAAGGCCCTGTTCCAGGGCAAGCAGCCCGTATCCAACGTGTTCATCAACCCGCTCGCCACCGTGTACAAGAAGGACGTGCAGACCTACCCCTTCGATCCGGCCAAGGCCAAGGCGCTGTTCGCCGCTGCGGGCTGGACGCCTGGCAGCGACGGCATCCTGCAAAAGGGTGGCAAGAAGTTCAGCCTGAACTTTGGCACCACGGCGGGCAACAGCGTGCGTGAACGCGTGCAGCAGATCCTTCAGGCGCAGTGGAAGGCCGTGGGTGTGCAGGTCAACATTCAGAACTATCCCTCCAGCGTCTTCTTCGGCGCGGACTTCCTGTCCAAGGGCGCCGAGGGCAAGTGGGACCTGGCGATGTACGCCTGGACCGCCAACCCCATCTTCGAAGAGGGCGATCTCTTTAAGGGGTCAGGTGTGCCCACCGAGGCCAACGGTTACGCAGGCCAGAACAACTCGGGCTGGGTCAACGCTGACTACGACAAGCTGCAACTCCAGGCCCGCACCGAGTTCACCCCCGCAGCGCGCAACAAGCTGTTTGATCAGATGCAGACCATCTGGGCCAAGAACGTGCCGTCGCTGCCGCTGTACTACCGCGTGAACCCGTACATCCAGGCCAACGGGCTGGCCAACTACGACTTCAGCGCCTACACGCTGTACCCCACCTGGGATGCTTACCGCGTGGGCTGGACGAGCAAGGGCGCAGTCTCGGCCCACAAGCAGAAGGAATAACCGGGAGGCCAGGGCGCACACCGCCTGAACCTCGGCATGGGGGAGAGGATGCGCCGCACATTGGCCTTCCTCTCCCCGCTCGCGTTCAACGCTTTTTTCCATGTTCCTGAAAGGATGGCTTCTCTATGGCAACCTACGCCCTGCGCCGGATCCTGCAGATGATTCCGCTGCTGCTTGTGATCAGTCTGGTGATCTTCGGCCTGACCGCCCTGCAGCCCGGCGACCCGGTCGATCAGCTGATCTTCGGCAACCCGCGCATCACCCCTGAAGATATCGCCCGGCTGCGTGAGGCCTACGGCCTGAACACGCCCTGGCCCCAACGGTACGTGTCGTGGCTGTTGCGAGCCTTTCAGGGTGAATTCGGGTATTCGCGCGACTTCGGTATTCCGGCCACCCAGTTCATCTTCACGCAGCGCCTGCCCAACACGCTGCTCCTGACCATCCCTGCACTGGTGATCAGTACCCTGATCGCCGTGCCGCTGGGGATCTATTCGGCCATCCGGCAATACAGCACGCTGGATTACGTGCTGACCTTCCTGAGCTTCGTGGCCTTCAGCGCTCCTGTCTTCTGGATCGGCGTGATGGCGCTGTACCTGTTCGCGGTGTACCTGCCGCAAGTCACGGGTGGAGCCATCGCCCTGCCGCCCGGCGGGCTGGGCAACCTGAGCCCGGAGGACGGGTTCTGGCCGTTCTGGCTGGATCGCCTGAAATACCTGATTCTCCCGCTGTCCATCCTGATGTTCCGTGAAATTGCCGCCACCACCCGCTTCATGCGCGCCAGTTTTCTGGAGGTGATCGGCCAGGACTTCGTGCGGACGGCGCGGGCCAAGGGGCTGCCCAACCGCGCAGTAATTTTCAAACACGCCCTCAGGAATGCCCTGATTCCGATCATCACCATCCTGGGCCTGTCCATTCCGGGTCTGTTCGGCGGCGCGGTCCTGACCGAAACGGTGTTCTCGTGGCCGGGCATGGGTCGCGCGTTGCTGGACTCGCTGGTCAGCAAGGACTTCAACGTGGTCATGCTGTGCCTGATGCTGCTGGCCATCCTGACCGTGGTGTTTCAGTTGCTCGCCGATCTGGCCTACGCCCTGGTCGATCCCCGGATTCGCTATTCATGAGGCCTGTGACCGAGAAGGTGGCTCTGCTATGACAATCACTGCCCCTGCCCCGCCCGCCGAGAAGAGCTACTCCGCGCTGCAGATGTCCATGCGCCGGTTGCTGCGCCACAAGGCCGCCATGATCAGTCTGGCGTTCATCATCTTTGTGGTGCTTGCCGCCCTGCTGGCCCCACTGATTGCCCCACATGACCCCAATGCCCAGGACCTGAGTGGGTTCTTCGCGCCGCCCAGTGCCAGCTATCCGCTGGGCCAGGATGAGCTGGGCCGCGACGTACTCTCACGCGTGATCTACGGCAGCCGCATCAGCCTGGTGGTGGGCTTCTCGGTGGCGATCATCAGCGTGCTGCTGGGGACGCTGGCCGGTCTGGTGGCGGGCTTTTTCGGCGGCCTGACCGACTCGGCCATCAGCCGCTTCATCGAGTTCATGCTCAGCCTGCCCACCCTGCCGCTGCAACTGGTGATCTCGGGGTTGTTCGCCAGCAGCGACGCACCGTTCATCACCAACCTGCGCGAGAATCTCGGTCCCTCGGCCAGCGTGGTGATCATCATCAGCATCTTCGCCATCTTCGGCTGGATGGGTACGGCCCGGCTGGTGCGCGGCGAGGTGCTGCGGCTCAAGAACCTGGAATACGTGGACGCCGCCCGCGCGCTGGGAGCCAACAACAACCGCGTAATGTGGCGGCATCTGGCCCCCAACATGCTGGGCATCATCGTCGTCAGCGCCACCATCGACGTGGCCGGCGCCATTCTGGGCGAGGCCGCCCTGAGTTTCCTGGGCTTCGGCATCCAGCCGCCCGTGTCGACCTGGGGCAACATGCTCAGCAACGCGCAGGAGGTGGTCCTGAGCTACCCGTGGCTGCCGTTCTATCCGGGGCTGGCCATTCTGTTCACGGTGCTGGCCTTCAACTTCCTGGGCGACGGTCTGCGTGACGCCTTCGATCCCAAAAGCCGGCGCTAGCATTCACTGGAGGGGCCGCAGCCGGAGGAAACTCCGTGTCTGCGGCTCTTTTCGTGTGTGTGGCCGATTTTCCCGTATGCTGGACGCATGATCGTCCTCGGCATTGATCCTGGCCTCGCCAATCTGGGCCTTGGTCTGGTGGACGGCAATGTTCGCAAGGCCAAACACCTGCATCACGTCTGCATCACCACCGAGAGCGCCTGGGTCATGCCGCGCCGTCTGGCGTATATCCACAGTGAGGTCACCCGATTGATCGAGGCGTACCAGCCAGAGGCGGTGGCCATCGAGGATCAGATTCTGCGGCGTCAGGCGGACGTCGCCTTCAAGGTGGGGCAGGCCTTCGGCGTGATTCAGCTGGCGTGCGCCCAGGCCGGAGTCCCGGT is part of the Deinococcus radiopugnans ATCC 19172 genome and encodes:
- a CDS encoding response regulator transcription factor, with protein sequence MIRVLLVDDHALFRQGLRSLLESEGMRVIGEAANGREAIRYAADTHPDVILMDIQMPELDGVKATQSILEIDPDARVIMITMYRQDRYVFEAVKAGARGYILKDADAATLLDAINRVAGGEALLDADMAQNVLDDFRDKREELPSEKHADLNERETMILKLLAQGFSNQDIALRLDISEKTVRNRLSEIFTKLQLNNRTQAALYAIREGIANLD
- a CDS encoding serine hydrolase, coding for MTKRHLRPALPFLVSLRAQGYGGEVGLRICDLVGQELFALNAARVFPAASTIKVPLLVLALEWAQTGRLRLEDRVTLQAADRVPGAGVLHELGPGLALSWRDVLTLMIVVSDNTATNLLIDLLGVETVNTWLEARGWSQTRLVGGLQLPPERRNAAQRRGERNCTSALEQTDLLGRLVRGELLDEVHTALALDILERQQLRDVIGPGLPRAENGQPLYRLASKSGELDGVHHDVGILYTPRPLVVALLSEGGADHRELPGNRDVQLLSRALWPLLATLGQVYGVHAADGDI
- a CDS encoding c-type cytochrome; this encodes MPWVAIVCAAIMWILLLFLFNKETAPEPVTVDPAVVANISKEYPTIGKELYTSQGCVGCHGAEGQGGVGPALAGDGKILKDPVYVHSILVNGKGAMPAFGEKLKENEIYAVANYVLNSWGNKEDELLTPATVAESQTKIDPAVLKNRSRFVPEDIKLPEIFLATFIMVLLTYGVIGLYSVWAEGTELHPGIHKVRSTPIALLGMVTTLGLTLLFSVLFARQMVIDYAGWGAKEPVMPNVTAEGFYAAMIILLLALAVGLYKKFFMDGEVLVEDASGEFPW
- a CDS encoding ubiquinol-cytochrome c reductase iron-sulfur subunit, producing the protein MTRYRKQDPEITRRRFINAAMGTTATVGIVSLVGVLGTANPVFRLTRDKMPPVEGDVLVHASASKEGEVIKVSELSEQLIRAWPMGKDKEGNNLIRKGDPNNVLALYRFPKGQIVAPTNLDATVDGEIVAYSDICTHAGCSVSDDDQQEGQMKCPCHSGQYDPKRGCVVVGGPPPRPLAQLPIKQDGDKLVVAGFFLENPYPFTESEWEARKEAVKAQLA
- a CDS encoding cytochrome b, which produces MNQWLDERLHISRLNDKFLRKAFPVHHSFFLGEITLFSLIILIITGIVLALSYEPSNSLVVNSFDPGTADKPNMLPAAYHSVLKLNAMPFGDMLRRVHHWMANIMVAAAVIHMMRIYFTGAFKKPREINWWIGMLLLIFAALTAVTGYILPYDNYSYNTVKVVYGIAASIPWIGTWLAQAAFAGNFPGDGIIPRIYGYHIMLLPGILLALTGAHMLIMIKQKHTQPQYAKRIAYKKIVGVPLLTQQTPIMLMLTLLFAGIVLLFAAFIPVHPSEFFGPPSTTPINNIKPDWYLLWIFGALAIIPSFEFNIFGGIIGSEFTGAILLPTVVLGAMFAVPMLDRSKDNNYYAENPTNHPVRLAIGTAFMALLIVMSVAGYKPDLISANVLTTANANTVLWILIFVVPAVTYFATIGIVRGIRALREADERDSLAHSAAADD
- a CDS encoding HesB/IscA family protein, translating into MTAISHSETHGDVAEKAMTISEFGAQKALGIIGQSGKENAGVRVFIKSGGCSGYQYGMAIDDRELEGDTIVHDRGVKLLVDHMSLSLLRGSEVDFVENMMGGGFTVNNPNATSACGCGHSFRTDNAQSPDSEGSSGCGSH
- a CDS encoding peptide ABC transporter substrate-binding protein, coding for MKEVSLKKVLTLSALLLAPAVLAPALAGPANNSLIVGTSQEPPNIYDPWVTNNLAITSEINNWMGAALTGLDNEGKLYADMATTVPTTANGGYKLVKDAKGKVIRNSLTYTIRPDAKWSDGSPITVADFEFWLMVQNDERVPVPDRYPFENAKITRGANNKTFTITFDPPYLFAEQAGAPGVAPSAAMKAGWDAFNAATKGQKPSDAVNEQWIKFLNQYTTSNNLPKVVAGPFKPTAWRPGNSLTMTRNPNYWRKPSGGESKYLQTVTYRFIPNTNTLKVNVLSGQVDALATVGLSFDQAIDLQRGQRKFSTYFVPGAVWEHIDINTRGQKAKDLNLDDPNVRQALLYAIDRASLVKALFQGKQPVSNVFINPLATVYKKDVQTYPFDPAKAKALFAAAGWTPGSDGILQKGGKKFSLNFGTTAGNSVRERVQQILQAQWKAVGVQVNIQNYPSSVFFGADFLSKGAEGKWDLAMYAWTANPIFEEGDLFKGSGVPTEANGYAGQNNSGWVNADYDKLQLQARTEFTPAARNKLFDQMQTIWAKNVPSLPLYYRVNPYIQANGLANYDFSAYTLYPTWDAYRVGWTSKGAVSAHKQKE
- a CDS encoding ABC transporter permease, whose amino-acid sequence is MATYALRRILQMIPLLLVISLVIFGLTALQPGDPVDQLIFGNPRITPEDIARLREAYGLNTPWPQRYVSWLLRAFQGEFGYSRDFGIPATQFIFTQRLPNTLLLTIPALVISTLIAVPLGIYSAIRQYSTLDYVLTFLSFVAFSAPVFWIGVMALYLFAVYLPQVTGGAIALPPGGLGNLSPEDGFWPFWLDRLKYLILPLSILMFREIAATTRFMRASFLEVIGQDFVRTARAKGLPNRAVIFKHALRNALIPIITILGLSIPGLFGGAVLTETVFSWPGMGRALLDSLVSKDFNVVMLCLMLLAILTVVFQLLADLAYALVDPRIRYS
- a CDS encoding ABC transporter permease — translated: MTITAPAPPAEKSYSALQMSMRRLLRHKAAMISLAFIIFVVLAALLAPLIAPHDPNAQDLSGFFAPPSASYPLGQDELGRDVLSRVIYGSRISLVVGFSVAIISVLLGTLAGLVAGFFGGLTDSAISRFIEFMLSLPTLPLQLVISGLFASSDAPFITNLRENLGPSASVVIIISIFAIFGWMGTARLVRGEVLRLKNLEYVDAARALGANNNRVMWRHLAPNMLGIIVVSATIDVAGAILGEAALSFLGFGIQPPVSTWGNMLSNAQEVVLSYPWLPFYPGLAILFTVLAFNFLGDGLRDAFDPKSRR
- the ruvC gene encoding crossover junction endodeoxyribonuclease RuvC, whose product is MIVLGIDPGLANLGLGLVDGNVRKAKHLHHVCITTESAWVMPRRLAYIHSEVTRLIEAYQPEAVAIEDQILRRQADVAFKVGQAFGVIQLACAQAGVPVHYYGPMQVKKSLVGSGRADKEQVIYMVKASLGVRELFNNHAADALALALTHLAHQPLQAAAARLARA